Below is a window of Lodderomyces elongisporus chromosome 3, complete sequence DNA.
GATGAGTTTCTGTCTGGTAATCGTATTCCCAAAGCCAGCCAATTGCCTCAATGACACCGGGTGAGGTTTCTTTTTAAGAAAATCTAGTAGCACTGTGTTTTGGTAGAAATGCTGCGGATTAAGGATGTTCGAGTATGTAGGGAACGGACCAAGATCTTGTAGATGCTTTGCAATCTCTTCTTTACTAATATCAGATAATGCATCAGCGTGTATATATGAAAATGGCGATACCTCAGAAGTATACCTGGAATTAAATCTTCTAGCTTCGTAATAAGCTGATAGTGGTGTTGATGTTAGTGTTAGTGTTAGTGTTGGTGTTAGCTGCTTCAGATGACGTTCTGAACATCGTGTGATTTGTCGACGAAGCATTTTGAGTGACGAAATGTGGGTGAGTGAAAGAGTAAGTGAGTGAGTAACAGAGTGATCTTCCTTTTGTTGATAAATACAATACAGATGGAACTTGTgcaaattttcttttctatagTATTGTATTCAGTAGTTGTATATAATATGGTAAGAGTGAAAATTATTAAATAATATCTTTAAAAATTCACGGTAGAGTGCTTCCAATAAATTTcttaaatttaaatttggACAAATAGATGGATTTCTATaacttttctcttttactttttttttttgtaaacttTAAAGTGCATTGCTTGTCTACTTTCTCACTTTCTCaccttctttccttctctttcctGCTCTTAtcgcaacaacaaaaaaaaaaaaaacaaaaaaaaaagtttgtgATAGACAGACCCCAGATTTCACCGGCATTTGGTAGCTCAAAATTGCTCTCACCTCATGTCAAATAtaattatcttttttttgtgtaacATATGCTCAGCCAGCCATTCCACTGCATTATAGAATCGAATCAAGCCAAATCAAAATAAgccaaaccaaaccaaatcaaatcaaattaGATATAGTTAGAGCTGTGACgtttttacttttgtatgttttttttaagctGCTACTtctaaaccaaaaaaaaagggttgATTAAATTAcaccctttttttcctttaacatacagaaaagaaaattgaacTTTTTAAAGCCTCAAAGAATTAATCGACAAATACCATTCAATCAAGTCGTCACCTTTCCATTACcatcttgttttttcttcacttgATCTACAAAGCTTTTAGAAATAAAATCTGACAGATATGAATGTTACTAGTAATGGGTACTACTCTCAGCTGTACCTTAAACAGAGACAACAAgaaatacaacaacaacaacaacaacaacaacaacaacaacaacattatcAATACTATGCTCCAACTCCACAGGAAATGTTCAGTCATCAGGGTCGaaaccaaaataaaactCAGCAACGGCGGGAGCCTTCTATGAATATAAATTCATCATCTGTATCACCGTCATTGAGACAACCCGTGATGAAGAATATAAGACCACGACAGGTATCACGTTCTTTGACCGATCCTTCATCTCAGAAAGAGTTTTCCACAAGCACACAATCTTCTCCTGCTTCCTCTAAGCAAGTCGAGTATGAGGTTGATTCAAATGATCAACTCGAGGAAGAAATAACTCCAGCACAACTCAATTATATTCTGCAGCAAGCACATAACCCACGGTACCATCCACTTTCCTATTCCTATGATGATTTAATGCATCAGCCTCTACACCGACAACGCCACCACCACGACCGCCACCGCGACCGCCACCACGACTACCACCAGCAAGACGTACTAGCACCACCAGTACCAACAAGCTATAGTTTGCTGCATCAAGAGATGTCTCAAATGCCAAGAGTTcgaaggaaaaacaaaaacaatgacTATTATTTACAACAGCAGAGGAGGTATGATGTTGCAGATACATCAATGAAACCcaaaatatatacacacaaaACATTTAGAGATGTTTTCGAAGATAAGGGCGAGAATCAAGAGCGCTACAACCCCATGGACTCTGTGTTTGAGAACCCAAGGCAAAACAAGGAGGTGAATGAAGATGGCAAGGatacattgaaaaaaagttttttgagCAACGTTAGGTTCATGAAGGATAAATATCACGATTATGATTATTATGAGAACAGGAAAAAGAGTAATACTGTGAAGGACGTGTTTGTAAATCTGGTTagcgatgacgatgacgatgatgatgattatgaTAATGTAAATGAAAACACGGTAGGAGAAGATGTTGTTAACGCTGAAACAACCTTTGAAAACGGTGTCCCTAGAGCTGATGGTAGTGGAGAACAAGGTGCAGCTAAAGCTAAAAAGgctaaaaaattaaaacttAAGCatatgttgaaaaaaagattaaaaaaagctAGTAAGGAACTAGGTAGAGATTTTGACACATATGTTGATGAATCCAGGAGAATAAAAACAGGTGCAGGAGCGGGATTTGGAGCGGAAGCGGGAGCGGGAGCTACAGCGGGAACTGACCTGCTCACGGTTGAAGAGTTGCTTGATAATAAAGAGGAGAATGATTTGTCAGCGCCTTTTGCAAAAGCAGAGGTGAACAATAATCAGCAAGCACCGTTTGCTTTGGCTCCATACGTCAACTATATTTGGTCATGGATGCCATCATATCTGTATGGTAATACAGAGACAGTAGCAGCAGATCCAGCAGAAGTATCAAAGGAGCTCGTGAAGTCCCTGGAATTAAACCCACCAGAAACTCCTCAACCAGTTGACGCCGTGGCCACATTGACTCCTGCAAAGAACAAAGCAAGAAtccaaaaattgaaaaacgGGTCCAGAACATTGTTTGCTAATTGGAACCAACCTGCAATGATGATGTTTAATGGGCAACTTGTTTCGCAACAACCAATGCAAAATAAACTTAAAACTAATAAACGAAAACAAcatctgctgctgctgcatcTGCTGCTGCGACGCAACCCAAGCGATATTGATAACCAATCCACCATAACGTCTTCTGCGCCAATggaatttgttgttgagtaTGACTCTGAAGAAGCGGAGGATATCGTAACAATGTCGGAAGAGCTTTACTATAATCCCATCACAAAGCAATTGGAGCCGGAACCACCAACGTCTCAATCCTCAATGATGTATccgcaacaacaaaaccctAATTTGTTACTCTTGTTGGACCCTCAAAGGCCATTACAGATAATCAGCAACCTAATGAGTCTTGTGAAAAAACTACAAATCATGAAATTAATTTTCTCACCAATCGATGTGATTGGCGAGTTTTTCCCTCATTTACAAACAGTGGTGATTTTGTTAGAATTGTGCTTGTTTATATGGATTTTGTTTGAGTTGAGTCGATTGATTGATGCATTGTGTATGATGGTGAAGGCATTCTGCGCTCCAATGATTGCTGTGGGGCGGTTCATGAATCGTATTATGTAATTTTGGtaacacatacacatacatatatacatacttacatacatatatacaaatatatagatatatgtgtattcaaatatacattgttttttatttttccatGATAGCTAGTCTATTATTTGTGATAAACGCAATATATACTGTATAAAAAGAGGTTTATATGGTTATTTTTAGGATATATTTGAgggccaaaaaaaaaaaagggggggaCTATTCAACAGTATTCAAGTATAAGGCatttaaatataaaattgtACATAATGGCACGAAAACACGAACAAAATATTGAACAAATCaatacagaaaaaaaaatttaattttttttaaaaacaaaaatataaaacaaaatataaaatacataaaataaaataaaaaaaattcaaataaaacaatcaaTCACCGAAAAATTaggtcaaaaaaaaaataatactAATAATAGTTAAGGAGCTATAATCCACTACCCCCCTCAATAAACAAGTTCATCtttcaacttcttcaacaaatgtTCAAACAGGGAAAAGGAACCCTACTTTTTTGTAACTCCAGCAAGCACCTTCACACCTTTAATGACAACGCCAGTCTGCTCAATAGGAAATTTTCTAGGTCTTCCtctcttgtcttttttcttcaacaactgGTTGAACTCAGTCTCAGTCATGCTCGAAATACTTTGACCTGGAGCTGGCGCACCTGCGGTATCACCAGCAGTCTTTTTTGAGCTACCTTTACCATTAGAATCACCCGAAAGACCATTCAAtaattgttgatgctgttggtgttgctgttgttggttcAAGTAATTCGCCATGTATTGGTCAGAAGCAACACCAGGGTGGGCTGCCTCGACATTactgttgttattgttgttgccattgttgttgtttgtacTAATACTATTCTCTTTCAAGAGCTTATTGAGCTGCTTAAAATTTGGATGAGTAGAGTCAATCATCGTGTTTGTTGAAGGATCAAGAATAAACTTTTTAGgtcttcctcttctcttctttccgTCAGGTCCTGTTGAACTAACCGTCATTTGTGTTTGATGTTCATTCACCAAAGCTTGTGGTCCaaattgttgctgttgctgtgcCTTCAACtgctctttttctcttattAGTCTTCGCTTCTCctccatttcctttttagTAGCTCTTGGCTTTCTAGGTTTTTTCCCAGGGGGAAGTTCCTTTTGCGCTTGGGCTTGAGCACCTTTAGCTTGGTCTGCTTTGCCACTTGTCGCAGTGGCCAATGGTGGTGCGTTAGGAGAAGAgctttgttgatgttgctgttgcatctggtactgttgttgttgttggtgttgttgctgaaCAGCTGCGGCAGAAGAGTAAATGGATTGAGGCGTAGCAGTTGCTGAGTGTTGGTAATACTGtggctgttgctgctgttgttgttggagataatgttgttgctgttgctgttgttgttgaggtgtaagtttttgcaattgcttAGGGTCTAGTTGTTGAGGGTGTTCcgtgtgcaattgttgcGCATTAAAAAGCTGTGGAGTTGCACCATGTGTTGCACCAGGTGTGGTCAAACCAGTTGAATTGGCAGTAGCATTAGGTTGAGCATAGTAATAATtgtgctgttgctgttgatgttgctgattCTGAAgctgttggtgttgttgcgAAACCAGGTACTGACTTGGGTGTGCTGAAGTTATATTGCTCAAAGACGAAATACCGTATTTTGAACGAGATGGGATAGCACCGGCGTGAGATAAAGGTGGAACACCGCGTGAGCCACCAGAGCCCgaaccagaaccagaaccagaaccagaGCCAGTGCCAGTGGATGAAGGTGCTCCGTTATTTGAGGTTGCGTTGGTGGTTGTTGAGTTTGGATTTATACTTGCAGCGCCTGAACCAGAACCACTTCTATTGAAGTACGAAGAAGAATTGCTGTATGGTTGTTGTCTTGAATTCATTGGAGAGTGTTGAGACAGATTTTGTTGACCACTATTGGTAGATGCGTGATTAGTTGCTGGTGAAGATGtgtttttgctgttgctcTTATTGTTACTAGTactgttattattattattctggCTGTAGCTCAGGTATGGGTTATACAAATTGTTGTACATTGCCTGTATTCTCTGATCAGATTAACCcagtaaagaagaaaaaattttttgttttcttttttagtGGACAATAGACAATGACAATCAAAAGTATAGAGTAAGCTATAATTGAATCACCAATGAGTTGCTGTTGGGAAAGTAGTAGTTGTAAGCGTTGTTGTTTATGTTAtttttgatgttgttgttgttattgttgttgttgttttgatGGTCTAGTACTTGTACAATGTTTACACTATGAaggattttttttttttaaaatttttttttttaaaaaaaaaaaacaggaaaaaagcagaataataaaaaaaaaaagttggaataaaaaaaattttttttttgcggtctttctttttatatttatatttatatttaaaataaatttttttttcttttttttttttttttttttctttttttttttgcttctctcCCTTTCCACATCTCCCTTGCCTGCTCCCACGGTTTTAATTTCGAGATCACTTTTTTGCACAAATGCACGCCCTAATCAAAAGGAGAAACgtcaacaaaacaaagtgaGCGCATCATAATAACTCTCTCAACCTTTACGCTCTATTGAACACCTACTAATCTCTCTCCTCTCTTTGCCagactctttttctttttgtatttgccttttcctttcccaTCTCTTGGGTGTAAACAACTCTTCAAGTATCAAGATATATGAGATTAGtggctgctgttgttgggTTTCTACTAAGCTCTTGAATATTagcatattttttttttaatttttttttttaatccaAGGTAATTCTTAGTGCAAATAAGGTGAAATACTAATGGTGGTTTGGCAAATTCAAGAATCACTTATCTCTAGTTTATCTTGTGCTTGTGTACTCTAACAAACGCTGAATCATAATTGCTTAATGATTTGGTTATAACGCTTCGTTCATTCGATTTTCCACTATAAAAGTTTGTTCCATCTGCACTGAATTGAGATATGAAATGATTAGAACACCCGCCAATTTCTAGTGAATGTAGTTGCAATGACATATATACCTTGAAATTAATAGTGTCATCCTCCATCTTCTCCGTCTTTCCCATCTTCCCTCCCCAAAACgcttcttctcctttttgtGAAGAGCTTGTGCCAACTTTTGATtagcaccaccactaccactctCTTATTCTTCAACTCTCTTGCATcgattgaaaagaatacaCCATTAGCTCTACAAAAATACAAAtcctaaaaaaaaatatctgGGAGTTTTTATCACAAACTACTAGGTAATCTTACAAccaattgttctttttttttccttcttttccatgAGAAGCTTCGGTCTAGTAAGTCTTAAAGAATGATTGTCTGgcaacaaagaagaagatataTCGAAACAAAGATAACTTTGGCAGCCAAAATTCCGTTCGGCATaagagaaaataataataataaaaaaaatagaaataaaaactgaaataaaaagaagaaataaatataaaaattaaaataaaaataaaaattaaaataaagttgaaattgtaaataaaattaaaaatgaaaattaaaaaattaaaaataaattttcaGAAAACACAAACCATTACAATGTCATAATTTTagattttaaattttttaattcaatTTGCACATGTTTTTTCAGAAATTACTGGAGTAAGATTGTAAATCAGAATTCAGGCATGTGTGTATACTAAACACGCGCTTGTAATCCTTTGTTTGTATCCTTTTCAATACTTAAAGCTATTGTTGTTCACCATTActtcaaagttttttaAATAAGCGCTATTAATTTCAACTATAACTTGATTATAGCCTGGTTTGATCATAATCCAGACTTTCCAGCATTCAAACcctttctttatctttctttcttcattgCTGATTAAATTCTAGCTTGTAATTTTCAACTTGTTTGCAGGAATCTGTGAAAGCAAAGAGTTTTCgaaaaattcaacaaaCTGTTTGGAATCTGGCAATTTCGCATCAAACTTGATTTTAAACAGCACACCAACATTTGATGGAGATCCAGTTTCCAAATACTGCACTGGCTCAGATAATCCTAAAAGTTCATCAAATGCTGAGCTCGATACTCCTTTTGCAACACTTGAAGTATTTGCGTCataaaatttgaatttcaCATCGTAGACTTCAAACCTATTCTTTGTCACTGATGCTGAAATCAAGTCTTCAAATACATCGTATTTGTCATATATAGATGATGCAGTTGGCGAAGTAGCATATTGTGGGAACCTTTGAGCATAAGTATGTTGAATTGCGGATGCAATTGCACTTTCAAATGAATACTTAAACTTGGCTTTTGGCACGCCTTCTCCTAATATAGAAGTCAACTCAACAGAAAGGATATTACTTGGCTTTGGCTTTTCTGGTTTTGCAGAAGAAGACTTTGAAGATGCATCGGTCTCTGCTGCTGCGGTCTTTTCTGGCTTGGCAAGAACAATATTTGACAAGTCCAAGTGTTGTCTAGACTTGATAAATTTAGTAATGCTCTCAATACTTTCAGGTTGGATTTTACCAAGGTACAGTAAAACATCACCTTTAAGGATTCTACCATTTGGTCCCGATGCCTTGATTTTGGACAATGCCTCATCTTTTGTGATGTTGTTTTCATGCAAAAGCAATTCAACTGCGGGTGAAAACTTTTGATTAGAGTTGGCAGCTTGGAGTACACTTGAACCAGAGGAAACGGTGTTTTcgcttttgttttcgcttttgcttttgcttttgctgcTAGTATCATTCTTCAGTGATTTAGTCTCAGTGTCTTTACTTGCTGGCTTAGCACTTTCTTTTGGCTGCTCCTCATTTTTCAGCGGCTGCAGCTCTTCAATATTTGGTCTTTCTAATGCATTCAAGTCATCGTCCACCTCAGCGGTAATGGCAATGGCTTTTCCTACAGGAACATTTTTGGCACCTTCATTTTCGATAATTTCCCACATCTTACCGTCGTCAGCGGCTTCAACGTCGATATTTGCCTTATCAGTCTCGACCTCC
It encodes the following:
- the PDX1 gene encoding pyridoxine biosynthesis protein, which gives rise to MLRTVARRLNSVHVRTFHNTSFKYAASVFKMPAMSPTMTEGGIIAWKVKPGDSFNAGDVILEVETDKANIDVEAADDGKMWEIIENEGAKNVPVGKAIAITAEVDDDLNALERPNIEESQPSKNEEQPKESAKPASKDTETKSSKNDTSSKSKSKSENKSENTVSSGSSVLQAANSNQKFSPAVELLLHENNITKDEALSKIKASGPNGRILKGDVLSYLGKIQPESIESITKFIKSRQHLDLSNIVLAKPEKTAAAETDASSKSSSAKPEKPKPSNILSVELTSILGEGVPKAKFKYSFESAIASAIQHTYAQRFPQYATSPTASSIYDKYDVFEDLISASVTKNRFEVYDVKFKFYDANTSSVAKGVSSSAFDELLGLSEPVQYLETGSPSNVGVSFKIKFDAKLPDSKQFVEFFENSLLSQIPANKLKITS